The Borrelia hispanica CRI genome contains a region encoding:
- a CDS encoding DUF226 domain-containing protein codes for MVCQLKNLESQSKKIFNDSFSKIEKESARTIYHTKIFNDLFAFGVNRKEEDKFFVALRGLFNSEKKSTFRLFSIERDEDMFLGMFYGFKRLKTSFILRYKDDTRKSDVTTKIYKPYYIEFRFKKGSIFCYIKAIHSLIKKEKFTKRYVQNLLERIMRLEDEVYKFYNKRLPNGGIVTKWIEKNQR; via the coding sequence ATGGTATGCCAATTGAAAAACCTAGAATCTCAATCAAAAAAAATTTTTAATGATTCTTTTTCCAAAATAGAAAAGGAAAGCGCTAGAACAATATATCATACAAAGATATTTAACGATCTTTTTGCCTTTGGCGTTAATCGAAAAGAAGAAGATAAATTTTTTGTTGCTTTGCGAGGTTTGTTTAACAGCGAAAAAAAAAGTACTTTCCGTCTATTTAGTATCGAAAGAGATGAAGACATGTTTTTAGGTATGTTTTATGGGTTTAAAAGGCTTAAAACTTCATTTATACTTAGGTACAAAGATGATACAAGAAAATCAGATGTTACAACTAAAATATATAAGCCTTACTATATAGAATTTAGATTTAAAAAGGGAAGTATTTTTTGCTATATAAAGGCGATTCATTCCTTAATAAAGAAAGAAAAATTTACAAAAAGATATGTTCAAAATTTACTTGAAAGAATTATGAGATTGGAAGATGAGGTGTATAAATTCTATAACAAAAGATTACCAAATGGGGGAATTGTAACGAAATGGATAGAAAAAAACCAGAGGTAA
- the bdr gene encoding Bdr family repetitive protein yields MLHPQAVITQEMVLSEFVKAGISRDIAIDLSYRYYKNELTTKDFEYLKENFDIKLEMLDRSLKAEIISVKTKFDNRIDTNRY; encoded by the coding sequence ATGTTGCATCCACAAGCAGTAATTACACAGGAAATGGTTTTAAGTGAATTTGTTAAAGCTGGCATAAGTAGAGACATTGCTATTGATTTATCTTATAGGTATTATAAAAATGAGCTTACTACTAAGGATTTTGAATATTTAAAAGAAAATTTTGACATAAAATTAGAAATGTTAGATCGTAGTTTAAAGGCTGAGATTATATCTGTTAAAACTAAATTTGATAATAGAATAGATACTAATAGATACTAA
- a CDS encoding plasmid maintenance protein, with protein MHTSQKIQNYTQLQKKYQIRYYKTISIIRYFQKNSIKYNQTSILNTLNRFLAKDELKIITLRTLRKDLALLCNKGIIKKTLLRLGEGNGSYIRYTVNKYSQNNLKRFIENKQDIIEHDANAIYKFTKETQKKYFKNRGYKTYKSKNVTKNVSHNIINNKDINNKDKKDINLIISNASKWKTMKYLDKIEENANKKRYEEAMIKTKKWLESERNK; from the coding sequence ATGCATACAAGCCAAAAAATTCAAAACTACACACAACTACAAAAAAAATACCAAATCAGATATTACAAAACGATATCAATAATCAGGTATTTTCAAAAAAACTCTATCAAATATAATCAAACCAGTATTTTAAATACATTAAATCGTTTTCTAGCTAAAGATGAACTTAAAATAATTACACTCAGAACCCTTAGAAAAGATTTAGCCTTGCTATGCAATAAAGGCATTATTAAAAAAACTTTATTAAGATTGGGAGAAGGAAATGGCTCATACATAAGATACACAGTAAATAAATACAGTCAAAATAACTTAAAACGTTTCATTGAAAATAAACAAGACATTATTGAACATGATGCAAATGCAATATATAAATTCACAAAGGAAACACAAAAAAAATATTTTAAAAATAGAGGGTACAAAACTTATAAATCTAAAAATGTAACTAAAAATGTCAGTCATAATATAATTAATAATAAAGATATAAATAATAAAGACAAAAAAGATATAAATTTGATAATAAGTAATGCATCTAAATGGAAAACAATGAAATACTTAGATAAGATAGAAGAAAATGCAAACAAAAAACGTTATGAGGAAGCAATGATAAAAACAAAAAAATGGTTAGAAAGTGAAAGAAACAAATAA
- a CDS encoding ParA family protein: MDRKKPEVITIASIKGGVGKSTSAIIFATLLAKKYKVLLVDIDTQASTTSYYHEKLIENDIDVVNINIYRVLTETLDINYSIVNIDHNLDFIPSYIHLHKFIRESIPLKELRLKECLFFLQNEYDYVVLDTNPSLDATLANALICSGYIIVPMTAEKWAVESLELIEFYMKELRINLPIFILITRFKNNNTHKELLGYIQSKKGFLGFIHEREDLNKRISKNDVFDLSKDYIKDYGSALESFLTKKLIVR; encoded by the coding sequence ATGGATAGAAAAAAACCAGAGGTAATTACTATTGCATCAATCAAGGGTGGCGTTGGAAAAAGTACAAGTGCAATTATATTTGCCACATTGTTGGCAAAAAAGTATAAAGTTCTTTTAGTAGATATTGATACACAAGCATCGACTACTAGTTATTATCATGAAAAATTAATAGAAAATGATATTGATGTTGTCAATATAAATATCTATAGAGTTTTAACTGAAACATTGGACATTAATTATTCGATAGTTAACATAGATCACAATCTAGATTTCATTCCAAGTTATATTCATTTGCATAAATTTATTAGAGAATCAATTCCTTTAAAAGAGTTAAGGTTGAAAGAGTGTTTATTTTTTCTTCAAAATGAATATGACTATGTAGTACTAGATACTAATCCTAGTTTAGATGCTACGTTGGCAAATGCTTTGATATGTAGTGGCTATATAATAGTTCCTATGACTGCAGAAAAGTGGGCAGTTGAGAGTTTAGAATTAATAGAATTTTATATGAAAGAATTGAGGATCAATCTTCCAATTTTTATTCTTATAACTAGATTTAAGAATAATAATACACATAAGGAATTGTTGGGATATATACAGTCCAAGAAAGGATTTTTGGGTTTTATACATGAAAGAGAGGACTTGAATAAAAGGATATCAAAAAATGATGTTTTTGATTTAAGCAAAGATTATATAAAAGATTATGGAAGTGCATTGGAAAGTTTTTTGACTAAAAAATTAATAGTGCGTTAA
- a CDS encoding chromosome replication/partitioning protein: MKNVVLSNRVLHANKDVKLIDLKHESLIRYNELKEKLKQNARKEIYYKVENIRILKEIKDNEYYKLDGHKNFDSFIKDYRMAKTQVYAYLRLANAIEAGILAEQYIIENGINESLAIIKNKKTVKTKKVKQDSIKLLSFKLKNQASYDFYKNNVKFMAFMLDTIFLNDRNYLQKLFQKYANLHLDKKVVNIAELLEKI, from the coding sequence ATGAAGAATGTTGTTTTAAGTAATAGAGTTTTACATGCCAATAAAGATGTTAAGTTGATAGATTTGAAACATGAAAGTTTGATTCGCTATAATGAATTAAAGGAAAAACTTAAACAAAATGCAAGAAAAGAAATTTACTATAAGGTAGAAAATATTAGAATTTTAAAAGAAATAAAAGACAATGAATATTATAAACTTGATGGTCATAAAAACTTTGATAGTTTTATAAAAGATTATAGGATGGCCAAAACTCAAGTGTATGCTTACTTAAGACTAGCAAATGCTATAGAGGCAGGGATTCTTGCAGAACAATATATAATTGAAAATGGCATTAATGAATCTCTTGCTATTATAAAGAATAAGAAGACTGTTAAGACAAAAAAAGTAAAACAAGATTCTATAAAGTTATTGAGCTTTAAGCTTAAAAATCAGGCCAGTTATGACTTTTATAAGAACAATGTTAAGTTTATGGCATTTATGTTGGATACGATTTTTCTAAATGATAGAAATTATTTGCAAAAATTGTTTCAAAAATATGCTAATTTACATCTTGATAAAAAAGTTGTTAATATAGCCGAGTTACTTGAAAAAATTTAA
- a CDS encoding variable large family protein, with product MKKPLGLLIIINLFMGCDSDSMLSLSKLIDKHKDTASNILGLDKLSDESKGALLDSALTIGQEVVQFGKEIGPKVVNMGEEVASGTLELGQEMLQMGQGLGEVIVPGVFETGKVIGQGLQDIFWFVGNVVGNMLEDLLIKADIKSTDKRSKVKEHFEKVEKGLQSTKNKLDSSSSNSSEVLTKLIDAVKKLAEAVGDDKIDIGAISDSSTKASLVSNRESVKAIIEGIKEIVKIAKESGVNIGTGNAGDAVTASSQTDSTAALNGGKDGAQEGAGVKLAGEVSKADSWAMIDKICNATVKNGTLDSSNSDAGELVTGFVNTSNGIGAKTNADFAAAVALKAMSKDGKFAVQNNDSNSNDANKIKDAAAEAVNKVLDTLDLIIRRTVRMEIGKVNSKVNKVVAKK from the coding sequence ATGAAAAAGCCATTAGGTTTATTAATAATAATTAATTTATTTATGGGGTGTGATAGTGACAGTATGCTTAGTTTAAGCAAATTGATAGATAAACATAAGGATACTGCTAGTAATATACTTGGATTAGATAAATTATCAGATGAAAGTAAGGGTGCTTTATTAGATTCAGCATTAACAATTGGACAAGAGGTGGTACAATTTGGGAAAGAAATAGGTCCTAAAGTAGTAAATATGGGTGAAGAAGTAGCATCAGGAACATTAGAATTAGGACAAGAAATGCTACAAATGGGACAAGGTTTAGGGGAAGTAATAGTTCCAGGAGTATTTGAAACAGGAAAGGTAATAGGACAAGGTCTTCAAGATATTTTTTGGTTTGTTGGGAATGTTGTTGGTAATATGTTAGAAGATTTGCTTATTAAGGCAGATATTAAGTCTACTGATAAGAGAAGTAAGGTAAAAGAGCACTTTGAGAAAGTAGAAAAGGGATTACAATCTACTAAAAATAAATTAGATAGTTCATCATCTAATTCATCGGAAGTTCTTACCAAATTAATTGATGCTGTAAAAAAATTAGCGGAAGCTGTTGGTGATGATAAGATTGATATTGGGGCAATAAGTGATAGTAGTACTAAAGCTTCTCTCGTTTCTAATAGAGAAAGTGTTAAAGCTATCATTGAAGGCATTAAAGAGATAGTTAAGATTGCTAAAGAATCTGGTGTAAATATTGGCACAGGAAATGCTGGTGATGCTGTTACTGCTTCTTCTCAAACTGATTCTACTGCTGCTCTTAATGGTGGTAAAGATGGTGCGCAAGAGGGAGCTGGTGTTAAACTTGCTGGAGAAGTATCTAAAGCTGATTCATGGGCAATGATTGATAAAATATGCAATGCTACTGTTAAAAATGGTACTCTTGATAGTTCTAATAGTGATGCTGGGGAATTGGTTACTGGTTTTGTTAATACTTCTAATGGTATTGGAGCAAAGACTAATGCGGACTTTGCAGCTGCTGTTGCATTAAAAGCAATGAGTAAAGATGGTAAATTTGCTGTTCAAAATAATGATTCAAATAGTAATGATGCTAATAAAATTAAAGATGCCGCAGCTGAGGCTGTTAACAAGGTATTAGATACACTTGATTTAATTATTAGAAGGACAGTTAGAATGGAGATTGGTAAAGTTAACAGTAAGGTTAACAAGGTGGTAGCTAAAAAATAA